The Verrucomicrobiota bacterium DNA segment ATATCATTGAACTCTCGTTGTCCATGGATAACGTGTTCGTGATCGCTCTGGTGTTTTCCTATTTCCGGGTCGCCTCGGAATTGCAGCATCGCGTGCTCTTCTGGGGTATTCTCGGCGCGCTGGTCATGCGCGGCTTGATGATTGGCGGGGGGGCGGCGTTGGTGACGAAATTCCATTGGGTGCTCTATTTCATGGGCGCGTTCCTGATTTATACCGGTGGAAAAATGGTATTGGCGGATGACGAGGATGGGGTGCAGCCCGAGAAAAACCCGGTCGTCAAGCTGGCGCGCAGGCTCTATCCCGTCAGCGGTTTTTATGACGGGCAGAAGTTTTTGACCGTGGTGGGCGGACGCCGGGCGTTGACGCCGCTGGCGCTGGTGCTGATCGTGGTGGAGACCACTGATTTAGTGTTTGCCATTGATTCCATCCCGGCCATCTTTTCCATCACCACCAAACCGTTTATTGTGTTCACCTCGAATGTATTCGCCATCCTGGGCCTGCGTTCCATGTATTTTCTGCTGGCCAATGCCATCCGCTATTTCCGGTTTTTGAAGGTGGGGTTGTCGCTGGTGTTGATCTTTGTGGGGCTCAAGATGCTGCTGCCGCTAGCGCAAGCCAAACTTGGATTGCTGAAAGAG contains these protein-coding regions:
- a CDS encoding TerC family protein, yielding MFALIEITPWHWMGFLMAVLVYLALDLGVFHRHAHVVKFREALLWSGIGVLLAGGFAWWIYQARGQEESVLFVTGYIIELSLSMDNVFVIALVFSYFRVASELQHRVLFWGILGALVMRGLMIGGGAALVTKFHWVLYFMGAFLIYTGGKMVLADDEDGVQPEKNPVVKLARRLYPVSGFYDGQKFLTVVGGRRALTPLALVLIVVETTDLVFAIDSIPAIFSITTKPFIVFTSNVFAILGLRSMYFLLANAIRYFRFLKVGLSLVLIFVGLKMLLPLAQAKLGLLKELQVSAGVSLGIVAGILMVSVVFSLFAGRRETRLLARKAKDAGDHSS